Part of the Deltaproteobacteria bacterium genome is shown below.
GATTTACTCTACGTCTTCGTTGACCCAAGAACCCGGCGGGGAGGCGACGAGTCATGAATCGAAAGTGGTACGAACACCGGGCTGTGGTTGGAATACTCGCCTTACTCGCCGTCGTGGTTTTGGTCGGATTCGCTGTGTTTTGGTTTTCAGATCCTCGTGAGCTGGTAGGCCGTCCGCTCTCACCACCTTCAATGGACCACTTGTTGGGCACGAATGGCCAGGGGCAGGATGTGCTACGCAGAACTTTGGCCGGCGGTGCTCTGACCTTGAGCGTGGCTCTCATGGTCGCAAGCC
Proteins encoded:
- a CDS encoding peptide ABC transporter permease is translated as MNRKWYEHRAVVGILALLAVVVLVGFAVFWFSDPRELVGRPLSPPSMDHLLGTNGQGQDVLRRTLAGGALTLSVALMVAS